In a genomic window of Xylophilus rhododendri:
- a CDS encoding putative selenate ABC transporter substrate-binding protein: MTTSTLRRALLACALLAGAFQLPAQAQQQKILRVTAIPDESPTELARKAAPLVKYLEQRLGMKVEFTPVTDYAASVETLINRKVDLAWFGGFTFVQASARSGGKVIPLVQREEDEKFKSVFITADPAIKTLADLKGKDVSFGAQSSTSGHLMPRSFLLQAGVDPDKDFRRVAYSGAHDATIAAVAGGKVQAGAVNISVWEKFVADKKVDTSRVHVFYTTPPYYDYNWSVSSEMAPELREAITKAFLDLNDKTPEGREVLSLQRATRFIPTKPENYKGIETAAKSAGLL; encoded by the coding sequence ATGACCACTTCGACCCTCCGCCGCGCCCTGCTCGCCTGCGCCCTGCTGGCCGGCGCCTTCCAGCTTCCCGCCCAGGCCCAGCAGCAGAAGATCCTGCGTGTCACCGCCATTCCGGACGAATCGCCCACCGAGCTGGCCCGCAAGGCCGCGCCGCTGGTGAAATACCTGGAGCAGCGCCTGGGCATGAAGGTGGAGTTCACCCCAGTGACCGACTACGCCGCCTCGGTGGAGACGCTGATCAACCGCAAGGTCGACCTGGCCTGGTTCGGCGGCTTCACCTTCGTGCAGGCCTCGGCGCGCTCGGGCGGCAAGGTGATTCCGCTGGTGCAGCGCGAGGAGGACGAGAAGTTCAAGTCGGTCTTCATCACCGCCGATCCGGCCATCAAGACCCTGGCCGACCTCAAGGGCAAGGACGTGAGCTTCGGCGCGCAAAGCTCCACCAGCGGTCACCTGATGCCGCGCAGCTTCCTGCTGCAGGCCGGTGTGGATCCGGACAAGGACTTCCGCCGCGTGGCCTACAGCGGCGCACATGACGCGACCATCGCGGCCGTTGCCGGCGGCAAGGTGCAGGCCGGCGCGGTCAACATCTCGGTGTGGGAAAAGTTCGTGGCCGACAAGAAGGTGGACACCAGCCGCGTCCATGTCTTCTACACCACCCCGCCTTACTACGACTACAACTGGTCGGTGAGCAGCGAGATGGCGCCCGAGCTGCGCGAGGCCATCACCAAGGCCTTCCTGGATCTGAACGACAAGACGCCCGAAGGCCGCGAGGTGCTGAGCCTGCAGCGCGCCACGCGTTTCATCCCGACCAAGCCGGAAAACTACAAGGGCATCGAGACCGCCGCCAAGAGCGCCGGCCTGCTCTGA
- a CDS encoding phosphonate ABC transporter ATP-binding protein yields the protein MRLDLRGVHARHPSAPRGSAVLRSIDLHLASGEQVAVIGPSGAGKTTLMELAAASLRPGEGRIAFDETDPWTLGAAALKRQRGRLFLAPQTPPLPPRQRVVTAVLAGCLPGWSLARSLRSLFYPADIEGARAALAHFDLAEKLFARVDRLSGGERQRVGLARALMAPAGLWLIDEPLSALDPTRSRQALAALTGLARERGITLLATLHQVDMALAHFDRIVGLRAGVVAFDLPAAQVDAARLAALYAQHEAELVSPGAPPFDALPPTAAAPVLMQCR from the coding sequence ATGAGGCTGGACCTGCGGGGCGTTCACGCGCGGCATCCCTCGGCGCCGCGCGGCAGTGCGGTGCTGCGCAGCATCGACCTGCACCTGGCCAGCGGCGAGCAGGTCGCCGTGATCGGCCCTTCGGGCGCCGGCAAGACGACCCTGATGGAACTGGCCGCCGCCAGCCTGCGGCCGGGCGAGGGCCGCATCGCCTTCGATGAGACCGATCCCTGGACGCTCGGCGCCGCCGCCTTGAAGCGCCAGCGCGGCCGGCTCTTCCTGGCGCCGCAGACGCCGCCCCTGCCGCCGCGCCAGCGGGTGGTGACCGCCGTGCTGGCCGGCTGCCTGCCGGGCTGGAGCCTGGCGCGCAGCCTGCGCTCGTTGTTCTATCCGGCCGATATCGAAGGCGCCCGCGCCGCGCTGGCGCATTTCGACCTGGCCGAGAAACTCTTCGCGCGGGTGGATCGCCTTTCCGGCGGTGAACGCCAGCGTGTCGGCCTGGCCCGCGCGCTGATGGCGCCGGCCGGGCTGTGGCTGATCGACGAGCCGCTTTCGGCCCTGGACCCGACCCGCTCCCGACAGGCCCTGGCCGCGCTGACCGGCCTGGCGCGCGAACGCGGCATCACCCTGCTGGCCACGCTGCACCAGGTGGACATGGCTTTGGCGCATTTCGACCGCATCGTCGGTTTGCGCGCCGGCGTCGTCGCCTTCGACCTGCCCGCCGCGCAGGTCGATGCGGCGCGGCTGGCCGCGCTGTATGCGCAGCACGAGGCGGAACTCGTCTCGCCCGGCGCCCCGCCGTTCGACGCGTTGCCACCGACGGCGGCCGCGCCGGTGCTGATGCAATGCCGCTGA
- a CDS encoding PhnE/PtxC family ABC transporter permease, producing MPLKPALHRQHDPAWIGRLFWTGLALLLLWPTLVATEFRPWQLFDAASRASSARFLGAFFPPATGADFLAQVARQTWRTVAIATAGITLAWVIAIPACLLSTRALSISALPGRMAPLPAALRQGLRWLLIVLRSIPELVWALVFVRVVGLGPTAGVLAIALTYGGMLGKVYADILESSDHSSTRHLLGNGSGRLQAFFYGLLPQSAAELASYTVYRWECAIRSSVVLGFVGAGGLGQMLDTSTKMFAGDEVATMLLVFVLLVAVADRVSAWLRRGLG from the coding sequence ATGCCGCTGAAGCCGGCTTTGCACCGGCAGCACGATCCCGCCTGGATCGGCCGGCTGTTCTGGACCGGCCTGGCCCTGCTGCTGCTCTGGCCCACCCTGGTGGCCACCGAATTCCGGCCCTGGCAGCTGTTCGACGCGGCCAGCCGGGCATCGAGCGCACGTTTTCTCGGCGCCTTCTTCCCACCCGCCACCGGGGCCGACTTCCTGGCGCAGGTGGCCCGCCAGACCTGGCGCACCGTGGCGATCGCCACCGCCGGCATCACGCTCGCCTGGGTGATCGCGATTCCGGCCTGCCTGCTGTCGACCCGGGCCTTGTCGATCTCCGCCCTGCCCGGCCGCATGGCGCCGCTGCCGGCCGCGCTGCGGCAAGGCCTGCGCTGGCTGTTGATCGTGCTACGCAGCATTCCGGAACTGGTCTGGGCGCTGGTCTTCGTGCGGGTGGTCGGCCTGGGCCCCACGGCCGGCGTGCTGGCCATCGCCCTCACCTACGGCGGCATGCTCGGCAAGGTCTATGCCGACATCCTGGAAAGCAGCGATCACAGCAGCACCCGCCACCTGCTGGGCAATGGCAGCGGCCGGCTGCAGGCCTTCTTCTACGGGCTGCTGCCGCAGAGCGCGGCGGAGCTGGCGTCCTATACCGTCTATCGCTGGGAGTGCGCGATCCGCTCCTCGGTGGTGCTCGGTTTCGTAGGCGCGGGCGGGCTGGGCCAGATGCTGGACACCTCCACCAAGATGTTCGCCGGCGACGAGGTGGCGACCATGCTGCTGGTCTTCGTGCTGCTGGTGGCAGTGGCCGACCGGGTCAGCGCCTGGCTGCGCCGGGGGCTGGGATGA
- the phnE gene encoding phosphonate ABC transporter, permease protein PhnE → MNRPLLRCKACWFCLAVLALVVASFRELDLQWAAFLSPGALASMGHFIGEFYPPEVSPVFLRKIFVASGETLAMSALGTVLAALGGLLLAVAGRGWARGPVRLLLNGLRAVPELVWAALLLIAAGLGPLAGTLALALHTTGVLGRLFGEAMENSPPGPAAALRIQGNGALRVFCYATLPQLLPQIVSYTLYRWENNIRAAAILGVVGAGGLGQMLAFHLGLFQMGRTATVLLAMLLLVALVDGASYLCRRAMAR, encoded by the coding sequence ATGAACCGGCCGCTGCTGCGCTGCAAGGCCTGCTGGTTCTGCCTGGCGGTGCTGGCGCTGGTGGTGGCGAGCTTCCGGGAGCTGGACCTGCAGTGGGCCGCCTTCCTGTCGCCGGGCGCGCTGGCGTCGATGGGGCATTTCATCGGCGAGTTCTATCCGCCCGAGGTGTCGCCTGTCTTTCTGCGCAAGATCTTCGTGGCTTCGGGCGAAACCCTGGCCATGTCGGCGCTGGGCACCGTGCTGGCCGCGCTGGGCGGGCTGCTGCTGGCGGTGGCCGGCCGGGGCTGGGCCCGGGGCCCGGTGCGCCTGCTGCTCAACGGCCTGCGTGCGGTGCCGGAACTGGTCTGGGCGGCGCTGCTGCTGATCGCCGCCGGCCTGGGCCCGCTGGCCGGCACCCTGGCGCTGGCGCTGCACACCACCGGCGTGCTGGGACGGCTGTTCGGCGAGGCGATGGAGAACAGTCCGCCCGGGCCGGCAGCCGCCCTGCGCATCCAGGGCAACGGCGCGCTGCGGGTGTTCTGCTATGCCACGCTGCCGCAGCTGCTGCCGCAGATCGTTTCCTACACGCTCTACCGCTGGGAAAACAATATCCGCGCCGCCGCCATCCTGGGCGTGGTCGGGGCGGGCGGGCTGGGGCAGATGCTGGCCTTCCACCTGGGGCTGTTCCAGATGGGACGGACGGCGACCGTGCTGCTGGCCATGCTGCTGTTGGTGGCGCTGGTGGATGGCGCCAGCTATCTGTGCCGCCGGGCGATGGCGCGCTGA
- a CDS encoding ATP/GTP-binding protein: protein MFHVFHASGVTFFACAVACKTGWLPVVDIVTNRSDITRHQRLEVYPTQIAALLASFADASYLASLVRQHG from the coding sequence ATGTTCCATGTCTTTCACGCCAGCGGCGTCACGTTCTTCGCCTGCGCCGTAGCCTGCAAGACGGGATGGTTGCCGGTGGTCGACATCGTGACCAACCGCTCGGACATCACGCGGCACCAGCGGCTGGAGGTGTATCCCACACAGATCGCCGCCCTGCTGGCATCCTTCGCCGACGCTTCCTATCTGGCATCGCTGGTTCGGCAGCACGGATAA
- a CDS encoding putative bifunctional diguanylate cyclase/phosphodiesterase, whose translation MRTAASLDEEERIQALRSLDLLYTAPTEAFDRITRLAAAVFQVPIALITLLDTERQWFKSRVGLSVPDTCREDAFCNYTIASPQVMVVRDAAQDPRFLNNPLVTGYPGICFYAGAPLVLANGHSLGSLCLIDHRPREFDAAQEQMLLDLAAMVVAQIELQHAVGRIDGSTHLPNRAQLTIDLEELCQASPGQQCTLILLDLMGPESLQSVMRAVGAGPLEELVRGAGRRLREFAGHVSKVYQVDMSCLALVVRKTADFDLNRFLQALVQEFREPFTTSDPYLLEQRPRLGAAVFELDAANIQDVFRRAIASLHTNKSRRPVVTWYDADEDLRYKRSYQLLSAVPHAMAHGEFSLVFQPKLDRDSLAFRGAEALLRWHHPVLGNIPPGEFIPLVESTNLIHSVTEWVIHSALAQLVEWETRGLVVDVAVNISARNLEDADFIRMMQNACTLHQVQPRRLQLECTENVALTGESTVRAINEARALGIQIALDDFGTGYCNFGSLYSLPAEALKLDQSLIRPIGTDERAREIVRSMIDLGHSLGYKLVAEGVETVQILDLLIDMGCDEIQGYYVSRPLRPEDAFARMKQQNDAFLRGPSSA comes from the coding sequence ATGCGAACCGCCGCCAGTCTCGACGAGGAAGAACGGATACAGGCGCTGCGCTCGCTCGACCTGCTCTACACCGCACCCACCGAAGCCTTCGACCGAATCACCCGACTGGCCGCAGCGGTTTTTCAGGTGCCGATCGCGCTGATCACCCTGCTGGACACCGAGCGGCAATGGTTCAAGTCGCGTGTAGGTTTGTCGGTGCCCGACACCTGCCGCGAAGATGCTTTCTGCAACTACACCATCGCCAGTCCGCAGGTGATGGTGGTGCGTGACGCGGCCCAGGATCCACGCTTTCTCAACAACCCCCTGGTCACCGGCTATCCGGGCATCTGCTTCTATGCGGGTGCGCCGCTGGTGCTGGCCAACGGCCACAGCCTGGGCAGCCTCTGCCTCATCGATCATCGGCCGCGCGAATTCGACGCCGCCCAGGAGCAGATGCTGCTCGACCTGGCCGCCATGGTGGTGGCGCAGATCGAACTGCAGCATGCCGTCGGCCGGATCGACGGCAGCACCCACCTGCCCAACCGGGCGCAGCTGACGATCGACCTGGAGGAACTCTGCCAGGCCAGCCCCGGCCAGCAATGCACCCTGATCCTGCTGGACCTGATGGGCCCGGAATCGCTGCAGAGCGTGATGCGGGCGGTGGGCGCGGGCCCGCTCGAAGAGCTGGTGCGCGGCGCCGGCCGCCGCCTGCGTGAATTCGCCGGGCATGTCTCCAAGGTCTACCAGGTCGACATGAGCTGCCTGGCGCTGGTGGTGCGAAAGACCGCCGACTTCGACCTGAACCGTTTTCTCCAGGCCCTGGTGCAGGAATTCCGCGAGCCTTTCACCACCTCCGACCCCTATCTGCTGGAACAGCGTCCGCGCCTGGGCGCCGCCGTGTTCGAGCTGGATGCGGCCAACATTCAGGACGTCTTCCGGCGGGCGATCGCCTCCTTGCATACCAACAAGTCGCGCCGGCCGGTGGTGACCTGGTACGACGCCGACGAAGACCTGCGCTACAAGCGCAGCTACCAGCTCCTGAGCGCGGTTCCGCATGCGATGGCGCATGGCGAGTTCTCCCTGGTGTTCCAGCCGAAACTCGACCGCGACTCCCTGGCTTTTCGCGGCGCCGAGGCCCTGCTGCGCTGGCACCATCCGGTGCTGGGCAATATACCGCCAGGCGAATTCATACCGCTGGTGGAGAGCACCAACCTGATCCACTCGGTGACCGAATGGGTGATCCACTCCGCGCTGGCGCAGCTGGTGGAGTGGGAAACCCGCGGCCTGGTCGTCGATGTGGCGGTGAACATCTCGGCGCGCAATCTGGAAGACGCCGATTTCATCCGCATGATGCAGAACGCATGCACCCTGCACCAGGTGCAGCCCCGGCGCCTGCAGCTGGAATGCACCGAGAACGTCGCGCTGACCGGCGAATCCACGGTGCGGGCGATCAACGAAGCACGCGCCCTGGGCATCCAGATCGCGCTGGACGATTTCGGCACCGGGTATTGCAATTTCGGCTCGCTCTACAGCCTGCCGGCCGAGGCGCTGAAGCTGGACCAGTCGCTGATCCGCCCGATCGGCACGGACGAGCGGGCGCGGGAAATCGTCCGCTCCATGATCGACCTGGGCCACAGCCTGGGCTACAAGCTGGTGGCAGAAGGCGTGGAAACCGTCCAGATCCTCGATCTGCTGATCGACATGGGTTGCGACGAGATCCAGGGCTACTACGTCAGCCGGCCGCTGCGGCCGGAGGATGCCTTCGCCAGGATGAAGCAGCAGAACGATGCGTTTCTCCGCGGACCATCTTCGGCATGA
- a CDS encoding response regulator: MPHSKRAFLVEDNPSLRESLIELLKSEASVAVIATAENEIDAINWLAVYSHRVSLVILDMYLTSGTGLSILRQMRDAGLTHPIVVFTNSSSQALRDACLRGGADAFFDKGSEQELFFSYVRGEVKTLAAAK, from the coding sequence ATGCCCCACTCCAAACGCGCATTCCTGGTCGAGGACAACCCGTCATTGCGGGAAAGCCTGATCGAGCTCCTGAAGTCCGAGGCTTCGGTCGCGGTCATCGCCACTGCCGAGAACGAGATCGATGCGATCAACTGGCTGGCCGTTTACTCCCACAGGGTGTCGCTGGTCATCCTCGACATGTACCTCACTTCCGGTACCGGGCTGAGCATCCTCAGGCAGATGCGCGATGCGGGCCTGACCCATCCCATCGTGGTGTTCACCAACAGCAGTTCCCAGGCGCTGCGGGATGCCTGCCTGCGTGGTGGTGCAGACGCGTTCTTCGATAAGGGCTCCGAACAGGAGCTTTTCTTCAGCTATGTACGCGGTGAGGTGAAAACGCTGGCCGCGGCGAAATAG
- a CDS encoding tRNA threonylcarbamoyladenosine dehydratase: MERLYGMQPAARIRAACVAVVGIGGVGSWAAEALARSGVGRLVLVDLDHIAESNVNRQIHALSATLGQAKVEAMRERIAQINPDCRVETVDDFVDPQNWPALLPAQVDAVIDACDDAKAKLTMAVWSLTERKRKGGAVFVTVGAAGGKRRAQAVELADLSLTTHDPLLAQLRYRLRKEYGAARDGKSIGIDCVFSREAVAPPDPSCAIDGDGSLNCHGFGSAVSVTATFGMVAAGHVIEKLAGRAISPL; this comes from the coding sequence ATGGAGCGCCTCTACGGCATGCAGCCGGCGGCGCGCATCCGGGCCGCCTGCGTGGCGGTGGTGGGCATCGGCGGCGTGGGTTCCTGGGCCGCCGAAGCGCTGGCGCGGTCCGGCGTGGGACGGCTGGTGCTGGTCGATCTCGACCATATCGCCGAGTCCAACGTCAACCGCCAGATCCATGCGCTGAGCGCCACTCTGGGCCAGGCCAAGGTTGAAGCCATGCGTGAACGCATCGCCCAGATCAACCCGGATTGCCGGGTGGAGACGGTCGATGACTTCGTCGATCCGCAGAACTGGCCGGCCCTGCTGCCGGCCCAGGTCGATGCGGTGATCGACGCCTGCGACGACGCCAAGGCCAAGCTGACGATGGCCGTGTGGTCCCTGACTGAGCGCAAGCGCAAGGGCGGCGCGGTGTTTGTCACCGTCGGCGCTGCCGGCGGCAAACGACGCGCCCAGGCCGTGGAGCTGGCCGATCTGAGCCTGACCACCCACGACCCCTTGCTGGCCCAGCTGCGCTACAGGCTGCGCAAGGAGTACGGCGCCGCACGCGATGGCAAGAGCATCGGCATCGACTGCGTGTTCAGCCGGGAAGCAGTCGCGCCGCCGGATCCGTCCTGCGCCATCGACGGCGACGGTTCGCTCAACTGCCACGGTTTCGGCTCCGCCGTCAGCGTGACCGCCACCTTCGGCATGGTCGCGGCCGGACATGTGATCGAGAAGCTGGCTGGGCGAGCAATTTCGCCGCTATAA
- the ybgF gene encoding tol-pal system protein YbgF has translation MAGHQPQRWLRTGVARAAAAALLLVAGGAAQAGLFDDDEARRAILEIRQHIDSNTQQITRLSGENTELRRSLLTLQNQIEALRADQATMRGANEQLQRDLSEAQKRQKDMAQGVDERLRQFEPAQVTVDGAQFNAAPAEKHGYEAALAVFRQGDFNAAQNAFGAFVQKYPNSGYLPSSLFWLGNAQYANRGYKEAIVSFKALLTQAPNHARAPEAALAIANCQAELKDSKAARKTLEDLMKAYPQSEAASAARERLARLK, from the coding sequence ATGGCCGGGCATCAGCCGCAGCGCTGGCTGCGCACCGGGGTGGCTCGCGCCGCCGCCGCAGCCCTGCTGCTGGTGGCGGGCGGTGCCGCGCAGGCGGGTCTCTTCGATGACGACGAAGCCCGTCGTGCCATCCTCGAGATCCGCCAGCACATCGACAGCAACACGCAGCAGATCACCCGCCTGTCCGGCGAGAACACCGAACTGCGGCGCAGCCTGCTGACGCTGCAGAACCAGATCGAGGCGCTGCGTGCCGACCAGGCCACCATGCGCGGTGCCAACGAGCAGCTGCAGCGCGACCTGAGCGAAGCGCAGAAGCGCCAGAAGGACATGGCCCAGGGCGTGGACGAGCGGCTGCGGCAGTTCGAGCCCGCGCAGGTCACGGTCGATGGTGCGCAGTTCAATGCCGCGCCTGCGGAAAAGCACGGCTACGAAGCGGCCCTGGCCGTCTTCCGGCAGGGCGACTTCAACGCCGCGCAGAACGCCTTCGGCGCCTTCGTGCAGAAATACCCGAACTCGGGTTATCTGCCGTCTTCGCTGTTCTGGCTCGGCAACGCGCAGTACGCCAACCGTGGCTACAAGGAAGCCATCGTCAGCTTCAAGGCCCTGCTGACCCAGGCGCCCAACCATGCGCGTGCACCCGAGGCCGCGCTGGCCATCGCCAACTGCCAGGCCGAACTCAAGGACAGCAAGGCGGCCCGCAAGACGCTGGAAGACCTGATGAAGGCCTATCCGCAGTCCGAAGCCGCCTCGGCCGCACGTGAGCGGCTGGCCCGCCTGAAGTGA
- the pal gene encoding peptidoglycan-associated lipoprotein Pal, whose protein sequence is MFKQITLALAATALIAGCSSPVKLDTPPVEDRGSAAGAGGANSGSMGQSGVTPVDLNATATAQGPVGVARIVYFDYDSFAVKAEFQSMIEQHARFLKANPNRRLSLEGSTDERGGHEYNLALGQKRAEAVRRALGLLGVGDSQVEAVSFGSEKPAATGHDEAAWAQNRRVEFTYR, encoded by the coding sequence ATGTTCAAGCAAATCACCCTGGCGCTGGCCGCCACCGCCCTCATCGCTGGTTGCAGCTCGCCCGTCAAGCTCGACACCCCGCCGGTGGAAGACCGCGGCAGCGCAGCCGGTGCCGGCGGCGCCAACAGCGGCAGCATGGGCCAGTCGGGCGTGACCCCGGTCGACCTGAACGCCACCGCCACCGCGCAAGGCCCGGTCGGCGTGGCCCGCATCGTGTACTTCGACTACGACAGCTTCGCGGTGAAGGCGGAGTTCCAGTCGATGATCGAGCAGCACGCCCGCTTCCTCAAGGCCAACCCGAACCGCCGCCTGTCCCTCGAAGGCAGCACCGACGAGCGCGGCGGCCACGAATACAACCTGGCCCTGGGCCAGAAGCGTGCCGAGGCCGTGCGCCGCGCGCTGGGCCTGCTGGGCGTGGGCGACAGCCAGGTCGAGGCCGTGAGCTTCGGCTCCGAGAAGCCGGCCGCCACCGGCCATGACGAAGCGGCCTGGGCACAGAACCGCCGCGTCGAATTCACGTACCGCTGA
- the tolB gene encoding Tol-Pal system beta propeller repeat protein TolB → MNHPIAVLPTAVRSLSSSVQRRTLIGLAASVATLGPALPALAQFRVEVSGVGLTQSPIAIAPFKGEGQSPQKIAAIVQADLERSGRFRAIDAAGVELDESSRPDVSQWRQKGADSLAEGSVTRLADGRYDVRFRLWDVVRSEDLGGQSFIVPQIDLPLAAHRIADFIYEKLTGEKGVFSTRIAYVTKAGTRYTLWVADADGENSQSALTSPEPIISPAWSPSGSQLAYVSFESRKPVVYVHEISSGKRRLIANFRGSNSAPAWSPDGRRLAVTLSRDGGSQLYTIDASGGEPTRLMQSAGIDTEPSYSADGRSLYFVSDRGGAPQIYRMPVGGGNAERVTFSGTYNISPTISPDGRYMAYISRVGGAFKLHVMELASGTANAITDTSNDENPSFAPNGRLIIYATRQQGREALMTTTLDGKIKARLAGQGGDIREPDWGPFQKQP, encoded by the coding sequence ATGAACCATCCTATCGCCGTGCTGCCGACCGCTGTCCGTTCATTGTCTTCCTCCGTCCAACGCCGCACGCTGATCGGCCTCGCCGCTTCGGTGGCCACCCTGGGCCCGGCACTGCCGGCCCTGGCGCAGTTCCGGGTCGAGGTCTCCGGCGTCGGCCTGACCCAATCACCCATCGCCATCGCGCCCTTCAAGGGCGAAGGCCAGAGCCCGCAGAAGATCGCCGCCATCGTGCAGGCCGACCTGGAGCGCAGCGGCCGTTTCCGTGCGATCGACGCCGCCGGTGTCGAACTCGACGAGAGCAGCCGCCCGGATGTGAGCCAGTGGCGCCAGAAGGGCGCCGATTCGCTGGCCGAGGGCAGCGTCACCCGCCTGGCCGATGGCCGCTACGACGTGCGTTTCCGCCTCTGGGACGTGGTGCGCAGCGAGGACCTGGGCGGCCAGAGCTTCATCGTGCCGCAGATCGACCTGCCCCTGGCGGCCCACCGCATCGCCGACTTCATCTACGAGAAGCTCACCGGCGAGAAGGGCGTGTTCTCCACCCGCATCGCCTACGTCACCAAGGCCGGCACCCGCTACACCCTGTGGGTGGCCGATGCCGACGGCGAGAATTCCCAATCGGCGCTGACCAGCCCGGAGCCCATCATCTCGCCGGCCTGGTCGCCCAGCGGCTCGCAGCTGGCCTATGTGTCCTTCGAGTCACGCAAGCCGGTGGTCTACGTGCACGAGATCTCCAGCGGCAAGCGGCGCCTGATCGCCAACTTCCGCGGCTCCAACAGCGCGCCGGCCTGGTCGCCCGATGGCCGCCGGCTGGCCGTCACGCTCAGCCGCGACGGCGGCTCGCAGCTCTACACCATCGATGCCTCCGGCGGCGAGCCCACGCGCCTTATGCAGAGTGCCGGCATCGACACCGAACCGAGTTATTCGGCCGATGGCCGCAGCCTCTATTTCGTCAGCGACCGGGGCGGCGCGCCGCAGATCTACCGCATGCCGGTGGGCGGCGGCAATGCCGAGCGGGTCACTTTCTCGGGCACCTACAACATCTCGCCCACGATCAGCCCCGACGGCCGGTACATGGCCTACATCTCGCGGGTGGGTGGTGCCTTCAAGCTGCATGTGATGGAACTCGCCAGCGGCACCGCGAATGCGATCACCGACACCTCCAACGACGAGAACCCCAGTTTCGCGCCCAACGGCCGCCTGATCATCTACGCCACCCGCCAGCAAGGCCGCGAGGCCCTGATGACCACCACGCTGGACGGCAAGATCAAGGCACGCCTGGCAGGCCAGGGCGGCGATATCCGCGAACCCGACTGGGGCCCGTTCCAGAAGCAGCCCTGA